tgcatgtttgtatgtaaCGCTACCTACATGGCTAATGTAGTGTTATGAATTGCATGTTGAAAAATACTTAAGGTTGATTGCATGTTTGATTTGAATGATGCACAATACTAAAAACTGCTTACTAAAATCAGTTAGGTCTTTGTtgtacatattttttattttttattttttggaaatgctctattttcaaatggcatgctaccgaaatttcatgAAATTCTTCCCAAAATAAATCATGTACTAGAATGACTATGACTTAATGCATACAATGATTGtgttcaaaatgatttttttttttttttagttatgtTTCTCTACCTAAGGTTTATTTAATGCTTATATCTTTCTatcttagcccttttgctgatgccaaaagggggagagtaAAAACAAAACTGGGTAAAAATTGGGAGTGATCTAGCTAAGCATTTTTATTCTCTCATGTATATGCTTTTATCTACACTTGGTGTTTGAGCTTCAATGTCAAACTTGAATGCATATTGTTTTAAGATGCCTTCTATCATGGATATACCAGGCctattctaattattttaatttatgcatattcttaaggggagcCTCTTTAGGCTTACCCACTTTTTCTTAttatatttatcatcatcaaaaagggagagaatattgactctatgagtcttatcccattttgattatgacaaattcaGAGTATTTCACTTGTGCACCTAGTTCTTGTACAGATATATTCTTAAAGAGGCACGAAAAGTTTGGGTACGATGGAAGCCATGGGAAACTCAAAATTCACACCTTTTGATGGCTATATAAATATGCAAGGATTGAAGACATTTTTATTCTTTATTGCATTCTTGttttgtctgtaataattatatggtctgtaataatgcattcataCATAATGGGATTGACAGCTTAAagaaagaccatagactgaccttaggtcccaaaaccGTTTAGGAAATTCCCCAACTCATATAGGGGTAAATTTTTTTAAGGACACAACTTAGGTTTTCACTtaactcagtcgaccgaacatttcAAGTTTATATTCAGATCAGTTGACAGACCACACCTTagaccaaaaaatatttttttatagctCAATCGACTTGTCATTTTTCAACTTAACATTACTCAGTCAACCAACCATATAGAAatttggaatatgctttttggcCAGTCGATCGACACTTTGCTCGGTCAACCCAAGTTCATTATCTAACCATTTGTTAGAGCTTAGCCAACCGATGGAGGAAGAGAAAAATGTGTTCAACTGACCGATCGGCAGTGCTCAGCCAGCCTCCCAAAAACGACAGCCGACCAAGTATCGAATGATTGTAAATCGCCTTTGCTCAGCTGACCGGCAAATTtctcagttgaccaaacctctcaggaCTGTAAAAATTCTAGTGCTAAAATGCAATTATTTcttaatttaacaaattaaaaaattccCAATGTGTCCTcaacaactatttttttttttttttaggaaaagtCTATCTATACTCCATATCTAAACATAATTAGCAACttcttgattagcaaaaattctctgaaaaattcTTGAGCTACTTTTCTCCTAATCTCATACTTGCAAGCACATAATACTCTCTTTCCCATTctcttataaaaacatttttagaAAGAGAGCTTTGACTCTTAAGTTCCATTTGCAAGTTATTGCACTTGGaggcttgattgaatattgtttttaggTTTCATATCTTTTACTCAAAAAGTtcttactctcacatattcatttatcttttaaatatcttttgagagTAATCTTTGGAGTTTTTCCCATAtcatttgattgaaatattttcttTTGAGAAAAATTTCCcatagcttgtgagtctttgcatattcattgcaagactcaaatgCCATCTTTGTGTTCATTGGaaaatatcttttgaagcttATTTTCATTGTCTTCTATATTCCGTTGTTTGAAAATATCTATTGGAGATACTATTTTGTGTGCTTTGAAATCCATGATATTGACTTAGAGTGCATTACATTTTTGAATCAAGGATCATACTCATTAGCATCACTCACATTGCTACATAATTTTTGAGAGATAAAATTCtaatactctattgagcttaaactccTATCATGCTAGAGTGCAttggttgaattgttgtacttatctacttgtgtaagaagcatttctatTGTACACACATTCTATTGACTACTGTATTCTAGGCATCGCCCGAGGAGGCGTTGATCTAGCATGTAAGGATCAGTTGTATTGATTGGGCTCAGCCCTGTAATTTAAGATGGGGTATTCCTTACCCTATAAGGAGAGGAATCCTTAGACTGGttagctagaggtggggacataggcacaattgtcgaaccttgataatatatcgtgtgtcactgtcccttattttctttacATTCTTGTGACTGCTTGCTTATTTTTATCTGCTAGATTCGTTGCACTAGTATTTAGGTACATATTTGTGATTACTTGAgatatactagaactgttttatTTGCCTAACTTATCTAAATTTCTTTGTATCTGTTGAATTGGAATTgtttagaaaagaccttaggttgagttatactgatTATGGATAGAAATAGAATAGACTTgacctaaaattttttaaatacccaatttacccccttttgggattacactaaTTACATCACCTTACGACTCTCCTACCACCCCCGTCCACACCCTTTATGTCTGACCTTAGTATGGATTCGAATGATATGGATACACTGGTCCTTCCCCGCACATTTTCAACCTACATCATTGCCTAAGCCATCTCCCTATCCGCTTCATATGTATAATGACAGAGTACTTAAGCTCGAACATTGGTAGAGGTACATGATGACGACAAGGAAGGAAAGCCAATGGGGATGATCAGTAGGAAATGGGGGGACACATATGTCAGCGTGCATGAAAAAGGAGATGACCATCATGCGCACATGATTAGGTATGATTGTATTTCTTTATGTacttgtgttgaccttataggtcacacccgattttgataatgacaaatacttttggtctTTAATGtatgtcaagtttgtgtgcaggttcataataacaagatcatttgtTGGCacgagaagacttgaagactgaagaccctaaagactattTTCTTGTTGtactttatattatttgggtctgtaatagtagtATAGGgtaaaaggtctgtaataatctgcattgtatgcatgtaggaacttataagctcaagaccttatagaataccttagggatcacccttcgctCGACCTTTGCTCGACTGACACCAAGTTTTTTGgggtacttaaaaaggccttagaaagaccctaggtctcgGAACTTGCACGTAAGAAACTCCCCATAATCACTTGCTCAAttaggggatcaaattgaaattaaaattgaacataataggcaaatatgtgagaggttaggcgaccgaacctcaggagttcaatactcctcaggcgcctgaactgctggaaagtcagcagtttgactggGGTTCGGTTTACCGAACCAAGAATGAACCTATCgccctcgggcgactgaacctctgtcagggtacttttcaccaacttggaCTGCCAAACCTCTTAGTTCAAATCAagccttgggcgaccaaacttgtcAATTCGATTAACCAAACTTAGCATCGGGCACCCAAACAGCGTGaaaaatgtttctaacttttgttcagccaaccgaccctagactcgggctaccgaaccttttAAAATGGGCTTTTCAAGATGATTCTGTTCGGACGACCAAACCtcgattcagccacccgaatctcgtgggtaaaaaatattttctaccgAGGTTTAAATTaagtaaacagggttaatttttctaaaccttcttaaacaaatttaagaataccctgtgtgtcccccaacggtcataatttaccctttctctatAAATAAgggttcatttgcttagattagagAGGATTaacaaataggattagccaaaaaatctctcaaattttctaaaccttatttgttcattccaaccccataacactcaaacaccttcattcccttgagaaatcttactttgtgagtgtttatttattgcttGATATTGCTAGGTACTCCCACTATTTTGcttgattgattgtcattgattttgaggagttaagcaagagttttcctACAGATTTTTATTTggtaaatctagtgttgggaaaatctcgttagcttgaggatctttgcattggcattgcaaagattcctatagctttatttttgtgtgcaaaataattttttgcaagctatatacttcaaactactcttgtgcttatttcacttaaagaaaatattttgagttagtttgaatacttgatcagcatctttgaaaccctaatctagtattAAGATTTattatatctagtttcaaagaaataacttattagaacactcttgtgcttgatctTTTATAGACATAacattgagtgttgattgcacatatacaccactaagcttatagttcctacgtgtttggtgtggattgattattacatgCGCATATAGTAGTACATATCTGtttagtgtgagaagcatatttccatgtatgcaaattttatacacattggttgtattccaagcgtaggcctgaagagggagattagccctgttgaatagtcccggattggcttagacccagattgactcagacccgattaggaaagttaggtgcatcattctggtaaggcgtgttggttggggtcaacccctttaattgacctggttaaggttgaggtcagccctatggtaattgacctggttgtaatcggtgtcgctccaccctttaagtgagcctttagtggaatcctcgggcttgcgagctagaggcggggacgtaggcacagttggctaaaccccgataacatatcgtgcgtgtactttatactTTCCAcactttacatttcagcacgtgtatgttatagcgcatgatttaatttccgcatattatctgcgcatttggttGTGTGTATATAGgaggaccctaggttgtgaaatactgctagattagctaaacctaggggattaatttttaaatacctagttcacccccccccccccctcttgggaatacaccaaagctaacaacttgTGTATATATTGTTTAATACATTAGTTTCATTTGTATATATTATACTTTATATATTCTTGTACTACTTTTGTATAGGTGGCCATACTTATTTTTTGTTTGGCAATATGTACATACAATTGTCAAATGATGTTAATAACTTCATTAATATTATAAATGTCATGATTGGGATGTACTGCTAATAGGAGTATTCTATTTTGAATAATGTCAGACAACTGAGCATGAATGAATAAgtcgacattgcattttgaaagTCTGGTTGATTCTTTATGGCTTTGTTTGTAGGAAACTTGTCTCATTTATCAAGTGCAGCCCGAAATTagtttatttgattttaaaagGAGACTGTCGAAATTTTTACAAAAATCAGTCGTACTATGAATGTTTAAATCGGTCATACTATGAAACTTTTCTCCTTTAACAGGTGCGATCAGAAATGGGTATATGTAATTTTAAGAGGAGACTCtgcccaaattttataaatattaatcatactATGATTTTTTAAATTCTGGGAATGAATGTTGTGAAAGAACTTTGTAAATGTTCTGCTATGAAACTTGTCTCCTTTAATAGGTGCGATAAAAAATGAGTATATCTGATTTTAAGAGAAGACTCTACCTAATTTTTTACATAAATTTGTCATAATATTGTTTAAATTCTAGATATGAATGTTATGAAAGAACCTTGTGATTGTTCTGTTATGAAACCTGTCTTCTTTAACAGGTGTGATAAAAAATGGGTTTATCCAATTTTAAGAGGAGACTGTctaaatttttataggaattggTCATAGTATGAATGTTTAAATTCTATATATGAATGTTGTGAAAGAACTTTGTGATTATTTTTCTATGAAACTTGTCTCCTTTAACAAGTGCGACCAGAAATGAGTATATTTGATATTAAGAGGAGACTGtcgaaaatttttcaaaatcaaagtCTTGAGAAAAACTTATTTCAGACACCTTGCACTAAAATGATACCGACCCAATTCATTAGTGGTGTATTTTCTTGACGttaaagatatttaaaataatgtCAAATTTTAGGTCAACATAGATATTGACAAAAAACAAATTATTAGTAAATCCTAGCAAGCTAGATATAAATAACCATTAGGGACTATCAAAGCTAAGACCAGGGTATAGTGACGAAAGACACTCCTATGAAGATGTGAGAGCTAGGAATCTTTAACTTAACACTAAAACCATGAACTTAGAAACATACATTACACGGAAGAGAGGCATAAATTTAGTCAAAAGAAAAAGGTTTTTGTCAAATCTCATGAAGGTCAGTACTTTActttctttctcacttttttgataattaaatatgaaattttctaaagaaattcaaaaatattttttaattgcaaATGATGACTTAATATTATCTGcctaaaatgtttatattatGAGATCAAGTATCTGTATGTAGTAGATGGTCAACCAAAAACATTCATTAATTTTGCCTTCGATTTTTTTTTAGTTCAGTTTATTTCTAAAACTGAAAATGAACACCAAATGCCAAGAAATTAACTACCGAAACAGAAAATCGAAACCAAAATACCAGATATTGGTGCTCATTTTATAGCACTAACCAAAGCTAAAAATTTCCTATATGAACAATAAAAATAGCACATGGGAAAATGGAGATGGGCAGGCTGACGGCAGAAGACTGTTGAGAGACTAACAGAGAAGCAACCGGTAGCAAAATCAGCTATTTGTAGGTTGGACTAGGTAGGCAAAGAAGTCAGTAGAACATCTTACGAACCATCCCAATTGCACACAGCACCTTTGAGATCAGCTTGCAGTTAAAACATACTAAAACCAGGCTAGCAGGGCAGAGTGCAGACAAAATTCTCAGGAATCCAGCGAGAGAAGATAACATCTTTGTGGGTTCAAATAGATACAATTGCTCAAAATGTTCTCTGTTGTGTTCTCATGCATTTCTCTGCCACATAGTCGTTAATGttccatatcttccatatcttcATCAGACACTAAGTTCTCAACCTCATTCCCACTACTCAAACCATCTTCATCACCAGATGACAAAAACTTCTGTCCAATTGACATTTCATCCAAGTGATATTTGACAAACTTGGCCTGTGTTTTCCCCTCAACTCTATCCCCTTCTTTGCGCTTTCTTCTCCTGTCAGCTCCTGTTAACTTTGATGTGCATGTGGCAGCTAAAAACACAGCATCAACAGAACCAACAGTTGCTTGATCCACAACAACTTCTACTTTCTCTTCCCCTTTGCTATCATTGGGCAAGAAAACATTATCCAGGCTCCTGATATCAGGCTCGAAAACTGAGAACTCTTGGTCTGCCCTAGACTTGTAGACAATTGCTTTGTCATGAAACTTGAAAATGTGATCAAATAACCTTACCCCTTGATCTTCAAGGATTAATAGCCATCCTAGAAATGAGACCAAGTTTCAGTTAGACATTTGAGAGAATGGGTCAATACTCATTATCAACTTGGAAGAGAGGACAAATAACAAATTGGGTCACTCCTATCTAGCTAAGAATTTGCCAATTAGCAATCACACAGTGAGAAATCCTGCTACAGATCATTGTCATTGACACCCAAAGAAGGCAGTATCATTTTCATGTTCCAGTAATATAATATTTCAGTTTCTTGACACCAGACCCACCATACCTAGTACGGAATCTAACAATTAAAAATCAGACAAGCAGTGTCTTTAGATAAAGCTACATCATGTAATATAACATAAATGGTGAAGCAGAGGTATCAGAGATACTCACTGATAAGATCAGCGGGTGTGGAAACATTTGGTCTCCCCAACTTCTGCTTCATCCCAGCATGATTACTGATCCACTCAATTAATTGTGAAATTAGGCGAGATTCAGTAAAGGCATCTATATAGGAAATGGCCTTCGTTTGGTCACCATGTTTCCTGCAACCAAATTGCACAAATTATCAGCTGAGATATGTTAATTTGAAATGTTTGCATCTCAACTACAATCCTCACATCCATGTACCTAATAAACTGTACTGCATCGTCTGCAACAAGCAACCACGTTATAGCAAGATTTTTTAGGCAGTTGGCAGGTAGCAGAACGCTGTCAGAGTCAAGGAATGGATGCTCTATCATTACCATAGTATCGTACAGCACTCTTCGCATAAGAACTTCATCTTCAGGACTCTGCAACAAGAGAATATTTAATTtgggaataaaataaaatttggatATCAGTGCTGCATTTAATGCCATCCAACAGTACAGCAATAGACTTTCCATGGACATGTCTGTAACTGAACTTCTCTATCTACTTAGGAAGTTGAATGGCCAATTGACCAGGAAATAAACAACCACCAACACTTTCGGCTACAATATAGGATAAATAAAGCTTAActgaagaatgaagatatatccATAACCTCCTTATAAACTCAGAGGGCTTCCATGATCCAATGAAACCGCGGAACTGCGGAAGTTCAATAACAATGAGCATCGGGCAATCAAATAAAAGCATACTAACCAATAGAGAGGTGACTGGCAAAATTGGATCTAGCAGTGTCCTGAGAATAATATCTGACAGGCATGAACAAGAAAATCAGGAAGTGCGTAGATCATAATTGAAGTGGAACAATCATTCTAACAGTAGTATATCAGAAGATACCAAATCTTCCTTAGGgtaaatgaaaataaagaaaaaaaattctagcCCATATGAGTATCATAAAGCTCCTAACAATTGCAAAATATACCTTAATCTACTCAACCAACACAATTTTCCAAAGATAccaaaatgcataatttttctAGACAAGGTTTTTACCAAAACGCCTAATTTTTCTAGAGAAAATTTTCaccaaaataaaataatgataactAAACTAAGTTTGTCCATAACATGTGGAAAcatgaattaaaagaaataataatatgatCAAGAAGTCATGACCACACCCACccccaaaaattcaaaataaagtATCTAGATTTATTGACTTTGTTCCGTTGAGAAGTCTAGATACAAAGTCCGCCCAATATGCTTGATAGAAAACTCCTAAGCCCATGTTTCTACAAGTAAGGATACTAGGTTGTTTGCAGTCCCTTTCATACCACCATACCTCAGTTAAAGGGCCAGAGATACGTTTGCACATTCTGAAGCTAAACACTAGgcataaaaaaagaaataaaagatttaaCATGCACATAATTACTGATTAGCATGCATAGCATAATTCAAAATAAAGAGTGTTTCAGACAAATGATGGAATTCTATTTCCTTTTCTGGTAATATTGCAAATTTGAGGTGCTGATGCAGTAGCATGGAAAGAACTTTTCAAACCAAGTACCCAGCAGTGATCGTGTAACTGAAGATTCAAGAACCAGAATAGTCTAAAATTGAAGTAAATAGAACCAGATCTTTACCAAAGAAGTAccaatttttaaatccaattattGAATCAGATGCCCAACTCAGCAGGTTCTTCTGCAATTCCGCCTTAGGTCCGCCAGACCCAAACTTAAAGCAAAACAATAGTAGAAAAGCCTCACTCGTAACAACCCCAGCTAAATAACCAGCTCCACATCCTACTCCAACTCCTTGCCGAACCCCTTCACTTACAAGTGGGAAAAATAGCCTCAAAGCTTCCTCAAAATTGCGATTCTCCTCGCCCTGATCAACCGTCCAGACACGAAGCAAATCGACAAAACACCCCGTAAGATGAACTGATCCATCATCATTCTCCGAATCTTGGCAACAACACATTGTAATGTAACTAACAATTCCTTCCACAAAGCAATCGATCTCCCTCCTCAACCAAAAAATATTCTCACTAGTCACCAACTCACACAGCTTGAAGATCACCGGAGCAAGAAGAGCGACCCTTTTCACGCCATTACAAGAAGCGGAACAAGATACCAACAACTGAAACAGGTCTTTAACCACTGAAACTCTCGCCAAAGGGTCGTCGGCTGCAGAATTGCTGCGAAAGGTCAATGCAGAGTAAAACCAGATGATTTCGAGAGGTGGATCGTGCATGGTTTGGACTAATCGGGCGAAAACAGAGCTCAAGCCAGAGAAATCGGGCTGGAATTTGTAGAATTCGGACAGAAAGTGATCAATTGATTCTTGGAGCATGAGTTCGTGTTGTCTTCGGGGGTTTGGACTGTGCGTGGACTGTGCTGAGGTGACATCCATGGTGAAGAAACAAAGGGCGAGAATGGGTTCAAGGAAGCGTGGTGATCGAGAATGAGAGTAAAGaccaaaccaaaaccctaatGTTGCAGTTAAAATGTTGAATTCTTGAATTGGGGAGGGAAGCCGAGGGGACCTTGGCAACGGGCAACCCCAACAAGAGCAATCGTGTCTGAGACGATTGTGTTAAAACAGCAGTCGCGGGCCGCGGCTCCCGGACCGAGTTTTCAATTATTATGGACAAGGAAAGCGATACCATTGTCTCACGTGCCATGAGGATtacaaattaataatttttttcctgTGCAACATATTTAGATATTTTGAGTAACGGTTACTAACATTTATTAATTAGAAAACAGTGCAAGCAAACAaggatatttttttgaaaaaattattactTCTTTAATCACGTTTTTGATAACTAACCATATATtcgaattttgaataattttaaataaaaagttgcaagttaaatttttctaaaattaataaaatcattccaaattcagaatatgaatacTTTTCTAGACGTGATGTAATTAGgcttcataatttaataattattttaattgttttttatGCACATAAGCCCCACAAAGGATGGGCTTACACACaacccattttctttttctttttgttttctctttttttttaaaaaaaaaaatctcataagctaaggactctctctctctctctctctctcaagtctAATCAAATCAACACTGACTCACCCTTGGATCACTCAAAATACTCAAATTTGAAGCCATAATCCATAACAAAtccattttcatcttcaacaaaGTAACAAATTCATGGTCACCCAAAAAAACACTAATAGaattagatatcttggatctattatgcaagcggaaGGAAAAATGGAAGAAGATGTAGTGACAGGTGTGTTGTGTAATCATAGAATacctgtaacaccccgaacccgccaagtggggctcgaaGGTTACGTGTCTCATTCACCTATTTTCAATACCCTAAACTACAATCACGCAACAGAAATAAATAACAAtctcaatttaaataccagagtatatctaaaaatcccaaaaaaaaaaaaaaaaacaacaacaacttCCATTTGATTATATTACATCCAAGTATTTAAAACATAAGTTATACATAAACCGTTCTTAtagtcaccccaaaattttaaaaaaatactacCCTGCCTAGAGCTCTAAGATCGATCAcctgatggacttgaaaatataatcatttgctagGCTGAGAggcatctcagtaaggaagaataaatcataacagtgtgtggcagagagtttaataaatacaaaatataatcactTGCTATTCAACATCAGTAAAGGAAACACAAACAGATTTCACTCacacataattatttttagtgatagtttccgagaataaggaagattacccgctcatacaagtagcttccctctactctaatactaatatcaggacactcaccttactcagtaagccctcgggttatgtat
This genomic stretch from Malania oleifera isolate guangnan ecotype guangnan chromosome 3, ASM2987363v1, whole genome shotgun sequence harbors:
- the LOC131151806 gene encoding uncharacterized protein LOC131151806 isoform X3 — encoded protein: MDVTSAQSTHSPNPRRQHELMLQESIDHFLSEFYKFQPDFSGLSSVFARLVQTMHDPPLEIIWFYSALTFRSNSAADDPLARVSVVKDLFQLLVSCSASCNGVKRVALLAPVIFKLCELVTSENIFWLRREIDCFVEGIVSYITMCCCQDSENDDGSVHLTGCFVDLLRVWTVDQGEENRNFEEALRLFFPLVSEGVRQGVGVGCGAGYLAGVVTSEAFLLLFCFKFGSGGPKAELQKNLLSWASDSIIGFKNWYFFDIILRTLLDPILPVTSLLSPEDEVLMRRVLYDTMVMIEHPFLDSDSVLLPANCLKNLAITWLLVADDAVQFIRKHGDQTKAISYIDAFTESRLISQLIEWISNHAGMKQKLGRPNVSTPADLIRWLLILEDQGVRLFDHIFKFHDKAIVYKSRADQEFSVFEPDIRSLDNVFLPNDSKGEEKVEVVVDQATVGSVDAVFLAATCTSKLTGADRRRKRKEGDRVEGKTQAKFVKYHLDEMSIGQKFLSSGDEDGLSSGNEVENLVSDEDMEDMEH
- the LOC131151806 gene encoding uncharacterized protein LOC131151806 isoform X1 produces the protein MDVTSAQSTHSPNPRRQHELMLQESIDHFLSEFYKFQPDFSGLSSVFARLVQTMHDPPLEIIWFYSALTFRSNSAADDPLARVSVVKDLFQLLVSCSASCNGVKRVALLAPVIFKLCELVTSENIFWLRREIDCFVEGIVSYITMCCCQDSENDDGSVHLTGCFVDLLRVWTVDQGEENRNFEEALRLFFPLVSEGVRQGVGVGCGAGYLAGVVTSEAFLLLFCFKFGSGGPKAELQKNLLSWASDSIIGFKNWYFFDIILRTLLDPILPVTSLLVSMLLFDCPMLIVIELPQFRGFIGSWKPSEFIRRLWIYLHSSSPEDEVLMRRVLYDTMVMIEHPFLDSDSVLLPANCLKNLAITWLLVADDAVQFIRKHGDQTKAISYIDAFTESRLISQLIEWISNHAGMKQKLGRPNVSTPADLIRWLLILEDQGVRLFDHIFKFHDKAIVYKSRADQEFSVFEPDIRSLDNVFLPNDSKGEEKVEVVVDQATVGSVDAVFLAATCTSKLTGADRRRKRKEGDRVEGKTQAKFVKYHLDEMSIGQKFLSSGDEDGLSSGNEVENLVSDEDMEDMEH
- the LOC131151806 gene encoding uncharacterized protein LOC131151806 isoform X2, with the translated sequence MDVTSAQSTHSPNPRRQHELMLQESIDHFLSEFYKFQPDFSGLSSVFARLVQTMHDPPLEIIWFYSALTFRSNSAADDPLARVSVVKDLFQLLVSCSASCNGVKRVALLAPVIFKLCELVTSENIFWLRREIDCFVEGIVSYITMCCCQDSENDDGSVHLTGCFVDLLRVWTVDQGEENRNFEEALRLFFPLVSEGVRQGVGVGCGAGYLAGVVTSEAFLLLFCFKFGSGGPKAELQKNLLSWASDSIIGFKNWYFFVFSFRMCKRISGPLTEVWWYERDCKQPNIILRTLLDPILPVTSLLSPEDEVLMRRVLYDTMVMIEHPFLDSDSVLLPANCLKNLAITWLLVADDAVQFIRKHGDQTKAISYIDAFTESRLISQLIEWISNHAGMKQKLGRPNVSTPADLIRWLLILEDQGVRLFDHIFKFHDKAIVYKSRADQEFSVFEPDIRSLDNVFLPNDSKGEEKVEVVVDQATVGSVDAVFLAATCTSKLTGADRRRKRKEGDRVEGKTQAKFVKYHLDEMSIGQKFLSSGDEDGLSSGNEVENLVSDEDMEDMEH